The following DNA comes from Capsicum annuum cultivar UCD-10X-F1 chromosome 7, UCD10Xv1.1, whole genome shotgun sequence.
TactaatctatctaagaagtgtgttagatatcagaaaatagatgaaacataaATTTTAAACCAAGTCCCCCGAGTTCACAGAgtatccttaaggaataattttcctcactgtatctgaggttatgaaatttttctcctaggataaaatgaccttcaatccaattatagtggcacctcaaataattggattccaCGAACACACTAAACgatttgagtgatcacacagaatatttttaagagaaTAAGAGTTTTGTATTCTGAAAATTTCGTATATCAAACCTGTGGAtcaaagcaggtttatatagctagaacatgcctcttctgaaaagtggcaatgatTCATTTTAGAGGTGtgccttttctgaaaattcatgtccgTTCATCCAAAGACTATGCCTTTCAGAACAGACATATCATTTCACGTGAAACAGTGTGTTATTTcattgaagggttgcatcccttttAAAACAGCACTTCGTTTTTGCATGCCATTTCAAAACAATGCACCAGTTCAGAAAACAGTGCATCAATTcactgcatgcatgtataaatggaaTATCAAACATTGTTTCGGACTGAATTTTCTTAattctgtcaaataaactttgtccaaaaagatagatctcatcgatcgatccgAAGCTAATGCCAAAGCCGAGCgaacgacgacgacggcgcgagaaATCTCTTATTTTTTGCCTCACTTAGCATTTGGAAATATGTTTCataatataaacactttaaagcttctttctcGCACACATGTGGGAGAAttttagtaagctttcctattttgtgcacactttccattttggtgtaaactcaattttctcttccacttaattcccttcattttccattcaaaacacacacatagaacccaacatgtttttCTCTGTTCTTGCTTCATCTTCTTTCCCATTTTAAATCTTctcctatttttaaaaattttcctcttctttttgaatttgttttgttcttaattttgaatttggttATGCTTGGATTTGATCTGGTAGAAGAGATGGAGAAGGAAGAAAAAGTACGATGGTAGAAAACCATCGAAAACGTTGCAATCTAGCTCACATATCAATTCAACCATCGAGTTGTTATATCCTTTTTCCTACTTTTTTGTGGTGTTTTTTTAAGGTTCAAATTCTTTAatagttttaaagaaaataactttaaattCGTATTAATCGCACCAAAAAATGGTGTTTCACCAGGTCTTTTTTTGATCAAATTCGATCTTTCTGTCTAATGAATCCTTCGATAACCATAATAGAAATCGTTACCAAGCAATTTTTATAATTCTTTCTACTTTGACTGATGAACTTTGATTAATTGATACTTTTTTGGTGAAAATAACGATATGAGATTTTAACTTTTGAGTTTAATGTTGAGGAAGTAAAGAATTGGGGAAGACAGTGAAAGGatcttatttcttaaaaaatatattttcatgtttggctttattattttgttgacgTGTCACTTTTTAATTGATcttataaatcaatttttttttggcttCACATGCATCTGAAGTGTGTATtacacttaggggtcgtttggtagagtgtataaaatCAATGCAAAATGTAGTAtattaataatgtttgcattaataatgcttgtattagttatgcttgtattggttatacatgtattatttcttatatattatttggtttgatgtataagaaataatatatcttacataatttctataaaagaaatgtttgtttacaaaaatatccttctttgattttgtacacttttttgcaataattttttttgacatctcaaatataattagtattgttgaactagtatatagagtttcggattaattgcaagaccttcgtctttgcgcaTGAAATATTCCGCCAACGGATTAACATAgtggaaacaaaaataaaatataagatgtaaaattaagaaatagtcttaatttgttttaatctttttaaaaactCTCGAAGCAAAGTAAaaatatgttataattatttaaatcaattattcattgttgtagattaaaatggtgggaaaaaaattgtgaaatgttttgaaaagattcactattgcaaattaaaatagcggaaaaaagaatggtgaaatattttgagaggaaaattgaggaggattaaggtcatttaataagttaatggatgtattaaagactttgcattactaatacatagaaaatggatGGTGTTAGTAATACACatcttaatacacaatagagtgtataactaatgcattgactaaaaattgtaccaaataaaatattcataatacacattaattaatactTACATTATTTTTGTCAATACACTCTATCAAATGACCCCTTATGATATTATGTCAATAAAACGTGTTCAATAGCTATAAGTTTTGAACAGTTGTGTTCAATAAGTACAAGGGTAAGTTGAAAGTgttctaaaatatcaaaacaaatttaGGAATCGGTCAATAATTTAAGCCTAATAAAAAAGACCACATAATTATGGATATCAGTAACTCAGTGGACCACATAATTTGGATCTTTGAATGATTCAAGTTGGCCCTAAATCGAATTATCAAACTCTGTTTTTTCCCGTCTCCCAAACCTTTAAGTAGGCCTTAAATTTGGATCTTTGGACGAAGCCACGAACTTTACTTCcaaaaattaagaataaattcCTACTTTTGTCTTAAGTAGGCTGCCCTCGTCAGCAGTCCCTGCATCCTTACATTTATCTGCACTCATTCCTCTCACGCGCTACCATTATGATTTATCAGCAAGATTTTCTCTGCTGAAACCAATCGCACACCTTCTAACTTCAAAAAAGATCCAATATAGCAAAAATCCTCCTGTGAGAAAATCTTGATTCTAATAGAAAGTGTTCACCTGTCCTTTATTAGAACTGTAATAAATGTTAAGTTTATACTCATTTTTGTTTGATGACATCTTTCACCCATAAAAGTTCTCTGTACATTCTAAGTAGAACAGAATAAACGTAAACAACAATATAagaaaattcacatttcaaagtAAAGGGACTACCAGTTCAGAAGACAATAATAGCATCAACTTTGTCACTTACAAAAAGGAAAAGTATCTGGACATAATTTGGTTCGATCCCACGATTATTagcaaataatttaaaatagggaatcGCAGCACACTTAAGAGCTGACACCAATTTAAATAAACTACTACTTAAGTATCTAAAACTGATGTACAAGATGAACACCATGTTTCAAATATATCAATATCGATCAATCTTCAAGAAGATCCAACAAAGGACGAAAATACCTTCTTGACATTCTTCTTGACTGGATAATTGACTCGAAAACACTTAGAATTACCCATTCCACAGCCAAAACAGAGTGTAGAAGTTGGTGAAGAAGGGATCTGCAGCTTCTCGTGATCATACTCCTCAATTTCTGATCGTGAACGGTAGTTTCTTGGGTTGGAATTATTACAAGAGTTTTGGACGGAAGACATTGAGAAGGACGACGAACAAGATGACGAAACAGAAGAGGACGTGAGTACTGAGGGTGAAAATGTAATTCTCTTGGAGGAAATCTTAGGGAAAATAGAGAGGAAAAAATTGGATTTTGATTGTTTTTGCAAAGATTTCAAGTGCGCATTAGTTTGATAAGAAGGCGGAGGAGTAAGTGGAGGAAGAGAAGTATCTGAAAATTTGTGTTTAGGAGTACCTGGTTGAGATTCCCAAACAAATGGAATTGAACCAGAGGATCCTCCACAATAGTAATACCTGAATGAAGACTCACCTTTTCCAGTGCTTTCCTTAGACAAAAGCCTTGAGAAGAACTTGTCATCTTGTTTGATTAGTAGAAAATCTGCAGGATGGTGATGAGATCTGTTATCACCACTCACCATTTTCTTTTAGATCTCCCTGTTTTTGCACTTCACTTCAAGATCTAAATAGGATGAAGTAGAGGGCAAGGAAAATAAAGATTTGAAGCTAAGATCTCAGTCTTGGATTTgaatagttatttatttatttattttgtatgtatattcCAATCTGGTCTATATAATTGAGGGGCCTTAAAATGGGTGATGAATTAAATGTATAGTTAATGTTAACTGACATTAAAGGAGACCATGCAGACAAATGTGGAGTATATTGATTTCTAGGAATTTGTCTTCAGTAGGATTATTATTGACTTGAACTATTGACCACACTTCTATAATACAAGAAAAAGATTTATTTAACTCCAACGAATGTGAGGTCATTAGTTTATTAAAGTTTTTGAGGTCATTTAAGAAAGGCATGTGTGTTTGTTAGTGTGATATGATACTTTTGAGTAAAATAAGATTTAATGCAGTTGGGCGGTAGTTACAACAAGTAAaccattttattattgtttttctaaaaaaaaaataaaaacttttttcaTACCCCATTAAAATTTTCTAGGCCATTTGATTAGAGAGATGATCTTGAACTTCCGATCTGATCTTCATCAAAATTGAATTAAGAAGAAATAAATTCGGTACAGATGGGGTGGAAGATGGATCTAATAAATGAAGATGGTCCATGACTATTTAAGATGAAGTTTCCATGGTTGTTGATGAGAAGATAAAAGTTTGCATCATTTGGTTAATGTGACTTTCATATTTAATTATTCTCCAATTATAAATTTCGAAATGCAACTAATTGACGattgttttttttgaaaaaacaaatatacGAATTGGACGTATACCTAACAGTGTAATAATATAAGTTTTATATTTATCCCTAACagtgtattatttattttcttttactatcAAATCACCTAAGGATAACTACCATTACTTTTCCAAAACAGTTGGATCTTTTCCACAACAGTTGGATATTTATCTGCTAAATGTTAGGTATCTCGACTCCTAGATCGCCATcaaaacaatgtataaaaatCCTAGAAGTTCAAAGGGTAAAGAAATGGAAAACTTTCattgaaatgaaatgaaatgaaaataactgCTATCTCCTTTCTAAAAGGGTCcacatacatttatatattaaaataataaaaatgtggtTACTAGAAAATAAAATGTAATTGGTATTATGTTGTTGGGCCCGGATCAGGCTTCAGGTTGGGCTTGTCACTTAAGCCTATGTCaatattgataacgctcaaattacactcttgaatgggtgtaaccGATCGCTGTCAATATAATAATCCAACTTTGATTGAGATCGAATCCATAAGAagtgaaagcatggaattcaaaactcaagagtattaatagtctactaaaagatgacccgtagtgtgaataaagcaagcataaatgtaaaatgggggatttagtttgaatgtatttataaatgacaactacttcaattttagtgCACTAACTTCACGTTGAAAAATGCTAAGAGTAAATTCAATTGAGAATAagccttggggttatgcaattataGGTGTGGAATCATGCATGGGTACTTGACCATTTATTCAACTTTTAGCTATaggctagatgtcaatgtattgGCGTCAATCTTTccattacaacaccaaatttcacaattttttcgaacacctcacaagtgtgatAATTTTCCACATCTATTGCCTTAAttgacatccttatgtctaatagatatcattaaatgaaatgaatcaagttattggttgcatttattcctcaCTCATGTCCCTTCTTTCAAAAACGACATGGGTTCTAGGGTGGTTGGAGTTTGCAACCCCCAACTCTTAgttaattcatgaaataaatgcaacacccatcacaactaactaattagaaaaataattagctaaaCCCATGCACTACCACTACCTACGCAAGCATAACCCTAAGATTGAAAATTAGTTACTCATAGATAAAAGGGATaagaatataccaaagttatcattaacTTCATCCATGAGAAATAGAGACAATGTAGTTCCATACTTGgggtttcaataattcttcaatgaaaaatcactaacatatatttttcattcaagcttagtacaaaattctcaaaagatgaaaatatagatgctaaaagaaaagagagaatttAAAAAGCTAAAAGAGAGGCTATcttcaaaagatgaaaattgggTCTTGAAAAAGGAGCTAAAACCCTCTTTTTAAACTCCACTCgacatttgatgaaaattataaAACTACCACCTTATTCTTGATCTGCTTCAGCGGATTCAAAGCGGATAGGGAGCAGATAGAGAGCAGATGACTAGCAGCTCCAAAGCAGATGCAAAGCGAATGCAAAACAGATGACTCTTTTCCTTCATATTTGGCTTCTTGATGACTTGAATGACTTTCCCATCTTCCCTTTTTACTTTCACCTACATGAATGAGCATTAAGTGAGAGAGAACcatcaaatcaatgaaaaagcatgataatttaggcttaaaaggtgctagcaagtCGTCAAATTAACGACTTATCAATCCCCCAAACTgaaactattgcttgtcctcaagcaaccaagagTAAGTTAATGAGATATggtatttaactcaaatctaCCCAGAAGAAATCAAtactaaaggaataagctaaaaAGCTCTACAAATGCTTtccaaacatgtcatggcaacaagtaaataaaattttttcaataagcacatatttatgtagcaaggatgcaagtttgtatcaaatggacttttcaaatcacaaaacatcttaagataagacacaaaatcatcaaagtttgtctcaatcttcacaatgaAACTTATTTCACTGATTTACCCCAAATCGATAGTAAAACATCACCCTCTACCCAAAAGTACCTATGCCGCTCACAtgcaagagttagctccacacaccaaagatatttcaattcttaagggagctcaaataaagaaagaattcacactcactctcacaaagaaattcGAGTACATCgaatagaaccataggcttgccctttgaGTTTTTCGCCACTAATATAGACTAacttagtttggaatcaccaaggccTTGCAGGTCAAAATGAAGGTTTAAGATGCGGAaagaaatatatatggatcaagtgactaaaaaaCCTCCTTCAATATAGTCATTCAATCCTTTCTACCCTTAAAATTTTCAAACCACCcaccttattctttttcaaattatttttcatattttcttaactttttgtttagcatttacaaaatcaaagccaccatttctttcttttacttctttgactttttcaagagattttctaCCTATAAGCCTTTCTTAGCCCCtcactcattcaatttttttttcaagttctatgggctaggctattcaattttatcatcaaGCACATCTCTTGTCTTTTAAGCACATGTATTGacaaccttacatacacctttcttatcttttctttgatcatcttctcccaaatacacaaccccccaaacttaggcttttgccTATAATTCGTTGTCTAGAATCATGCAACGCCTCAAAGAAGGTTAAGTACCAAAAGAGAGGTTTTCAAAAAGGTTTAGGTATTTTAGCATGGTTATCAGtacaataagaaagaaagaaggGCAACAAAGTTTAAATGGGTTAACTAGGGAACAATGTTAAGGTGAGAATTTGGCTATGTGATGGGTCAAAAAGGGCCTCGGGTCATCCTTCAAACCAAGATTGTCTAGAATTTTGCTTTAAATACactcggggcaagttctagactacacaaatgcaaaagaattttttaaaaatctcacCACTCATAGCATCgtactcatagagcaaaaagttagtctcccaatcaatttgagcaatttgagcttcataagttactccgagtcaacgattcatccttgtaaagagagagccaaaaattgagtttaatggtctcactcaaaagaaaaCTCAAGACATCCTTGAtcttacaactatatttttggtttttctcaaaaatattttattccttgccaatgacattttgaaagtatttttgaatttttgcttCTTCCTAGTTAACCAAAACAACTAGATACTTTACCTAAGGATGTCGCCTTGTCACCCCTCATGGGTGAATTATCACTCGGTTTGACAAAGAAAttaaactaaagtaaaaataaaagatcaaaagagagagaaaataaaaatttgctccttaggaaagaatcgagttttgaagaaaacccttGAAGTTTATTAGACATGTATATACAAAAGGCAACAAGAGTAGTGCGCATAATTGGATACCACATTTAAATTGAGCACAGGCGACAAGAGTAGTGAGCATAATTGGATACCACATTTAAATTGAACGCATGACACAAATTCCACAAAAAAACGATAATATTTGACATTATTATCAAAATGCCCAACAAAGGCCCATCCAAAGCAATGccaataattaaagaaaaaacacgccccacaagggctaaagtacacaaaaattaaagtaataaaatagAATATGTCTCCACAATTTATCAAACTACATGCCATAAAATGAGACAGTAGGTACCGACCATCAAATGAATCATAAAAATACCCCACCCCCACTAAAAATattgcattgtccccaatgcagaAATAAGAGAGAGTAAAGGAGGGTAAAGACTCCTTGTGGAGCATTAGGCGCTCGGGTCCATGTCGGTGAATAATCGTACTGTCTTAATAGGATCCTCATCAGACTGAGCTCCTCTCATCGAGTCTGCTATGAAGGGTGACTCATCATCCCTGGATAATTTCTCATGACGAGTTTTTCCTTGGAGATGTACCtatgaaaaagaaacaaaacaaaaccaaaataaaagacaaaaggtaaaacatgtttttggaattttataagttaagaaagaaaataaagataagaaaagaaaataggatgCAAGGTAATTCATCACTAGAGTCCATGGGTTTCATTTATTACAACACTTAATCATTTAGGCATGACACTGTCTCACATTCTTCACATTTCTCAAAACTAGCTCATAGGACATCCATAACCTCCAATAGAAACAAGAATGAccaatacccttaagaatgatgtcaatccaatctatcatagggcaagacAAACATTCATGTTTTCCCGGTTAGACATAGTGACCAACAAGAACCATGGATGTCATATTTCTCAACAAACTCCCTCAATCAATGACTACCAACTATTTCATTATTAGGTTCAATTGGACTCAAAACAATGCATAAACAAGGACCACATTATGCCCTAAGGAGAATCACATTGACCATTTCAAGTATACAAGGCATTCCTCTCTTATTGTCATTTCAATAAACATATAGTGAGTATGCCAACCAAGAACATGGAGAAAGAGAACAAGAGCACAAGAGAACAAGCTCATCTCACCAAATCATCTCCAAACATATTCAAGGTGTTCATACTATAGTACTTGAGTCACCCAAAATAAGCAAGAAAGGCTTAATGTACGTTTTGTCAAACACATGATGCACTAACTTAATTTAAAAGAGCATCATTAATTAAGCAAGTGAAACAAGGCACCCATGCCAACATAATTATTCCAACAAGTGATAATCATCCCAATAAGCTCACAAAACCCAAATTCAAGTGATCAATCATAATGAGGTATAAAACACAATGTTCATTTTTaagagaatttaaaaataaaatcacaaaagagCATACCTTTCTTGATGTAAGAGAGGGGAAAAAGTGAAGTACAAGTCCAAAGGAATGATCTCACTTTTTGTTAGTTCAATTGTTGGTAAAGAAGGAGAGTATGATGAGTGTGAGAGAAAAGAAACGTTAGAATAGAGTTGCAATGAAATAAAATGAGGTGCTCGACTATTTTTGGCTCCcttttaattgtttaaaataattttgggcTAACCGGGTCAGGTCAGCCCCATAAAATCCAACCCATTTTTTACAacttacaacttatttaaaatgaCCTGCGCGCCAAATGCATTGAATTTGCGACTGGACTGTTGAAGCAGTTCCAGCGCATACCTGGACAGTTTGTAGCAGCTCCTAAGCGTCATTTTTAACCAGCCTGCGTCCCACATGCGATGGACCTGCTGCTGGACTGCGTAAGCAGTTCCAACGCAAGTCATAACAGTATGTAATAGCTTGCTCTGCGTCTAACAAGCACCCGGCCTACGCCTGGACTGCTGTAGCAAGTCCAGCGCAGGTCCAGGCAGTAACCTTCAGTTTTGTTGCCTGAAATTAAGCCTCTTCTGTGTCCCTTTTGTGCCTGGACTTCTTGAGCAGTTCGCGCATCTCACGACAGAATACGCAACTTTACCTGCATCCCAATTATGACTGACCTGCGCCTGGACTTCTTGAGCATGTCCAGCGTAGGTCGAGGTAGAATAGCTGCTGCACCTTGGTTTAAAACATAAACAATCTGCATTCCAGTTCGGGGCTCACTTTTGAGCCCCCGAATCTAGTTTCTCGCACCCCAATCTTGTAATATTACCTGCATCAATCAAAATTAAGctaaaattaatataagaaacataagaaaacataaaaaataaatctta
Coding sequences within:
- the LOC107877777 gene encoding uncharacterized protein LOC107877777 isoform X1, encoding MVSGDNRSHHHPADFLLIKQDDKFFSRLLSKESTGKGESSFRYYYCGGSSGSIPFVWESQPGTPKHKFSDTSLPPLTPPPSYQTNAHLKSLQKQSKSNFFLSIFPKISSKRITFSPSVLTSSSVSSSCSSSFSMSSVQNSCNNSNPRNYRSRSEIEEYDHEKLQIPSSPTSTLCFGCGMGNSKCFRVNYPVKKNVKKLEGVRLVSAEKILLINHNGSA
- the LOC107877777 gene encoding uncharacterized protein LOC107877777 isoform X2 codes for the protein MVSGDNRSHHHPADFLLIKQDDKFFSRLLSKESTGKGESSFRYYYCGGSSGSIPFVWESQPGTPKHKFSDTSLPPLTPPPSYQTNAHLKSLQKQSKSNFFLSIFPKISSKRITFSPSVLTSSSVSSSCSSSFSMSSVQNSCNNSNPRNYRSRSEIEEYDHEKLQIPSSPTSTLCFGCGMGNSKCFRVNYPVKKNVKKKVCDWFQQRKSC